The Bremerella cremea sequence ACCATGAATATCGCTTCGGCGACGAAAAGGCACTGTTCAACGTGGGCAGCGTCGGTCAGCCGCGCGATGGCGATCCCCGCGCATGCTACGTGATTTTAACCGACGAATCGGTTGTGTTCCGCCGGGTCGAATACGATCCGAAAGTGCCAGCCGCCAAGATTTACAAAATTCCTCAGTTGGATAACATGCTGGGCGATCGTATCCTCGAAGGACGATAAGCCGGTGAAAATCAACTGACGGCAGCCCGTTGGGGGCAACGCTGCCAGCCATCTAGCTATCCTCAAGCGAGACCGCGATGAAAACGGCAGTTGTCAGCGATATCCACGGTAATTTAGACGCCCTAGAGGCAGTTCTAGCGGATATACGTACCCAAGGTGTCGACCGGATCTACTGCCTGGGCGATGTCGTCGGTTACGGCCCCAATCCCCGGGAATGCGTCGATATCGTTCGCCAATTCGATCTATGCATTCTGGGCAACCACGATCAAGCTGCCTTGTTCGATCCGGAAGGTTTCAGCCACGGGGCCGAACAAGCCATCTTCTGGACGCGCCGCCAACTGGAAACCGGCGAAAGCGAAGAAGAAACGCTTAGTCGCTGGCATTTCCTCTGCGGCTTGCCTAGGACCCATACGGAAGATAATTTTCTGTTCGTCCACGGCTCGGCCCGCAATCCGCTGTGCGAATACGTTTTTCCCGAAGATATTTACAATCCAAAGAAGCTGGAAAAGATCTTTTCGCTGATACCGAATGTTTGCCTTCAAGGGCATACGCACGTTCCTGGCGTGTTTTACGAATCAGCTCAATTCATCAGCCCAAAAGACTTCGAGAACAGCACGTACCAGTTCAACGGCGAGAAAGTGATGATCAACGTTGGCAGCGTCGGGCAGCCACGCGACGGGGACCCTCGTAGTTGCTACGTAATTGTCGACGGGAAGTCGGTAGAGTTCCGCCGTGTCGAATATCCCATCGAAAAAGTTGCTGATAAGATTCGGGATATTGATGATTTAGACGATTCTCAGGGAGATCGTCTCTTTGAGGGGCACTAATCTTTTGCCGAAATCGGCATAAGTTCCCTGATTTTGGCCAAATATGGCCGATCTCTCTCCGAAGAAGGCTTGTGGCGTTTCCAAGAACCGCCCGAGAGGCGAGAATAGGGCTGACTAGGTGACGCCCTTTCCCCTGCCATCTTGGCATCTCCCGATTACACTTGGCGAATATCGCGAAGCGGGAGCCACTTTGGAAATGGCGATATCATTTCTGAGCTGCCCCTGAAATACTTCGCAGCCAGTTTTCATTGCAGAGTTTCGATTTCATCCCAAGGATTTTCACTCGTGGAACGGCGCCACATTACGTTTATTTTTCTAGCCGCTTCGCTGCTGCTGATGTTCAACATGCTGAACAACCAGAATCAGCAGCCAGAAAAGCCTGCCCCTGAAAATCCCGATATTGCTGAGGTCGATCAGGACGAACCGGCCCCAGATAAGGGTGATGAAAATCAACCCGACGAAGCCAATCCTCCGGCTGATAAGCCGGTTGAAAAGGACAAGGTGAAATACAACCGTCAGTTTGCCTCACTAGGGTCTGCCGATCCCAAAGGCGGCTATCGGATGTTGGTCACACTCGATTCCAAGGGGGCCTCGGTCCACCGGGTTGAATTGAGCAATCCTTTTTATCTGAGCTACGAACATGACGAAGATGGGGGCTATCTCGGCAACCTGGCCTTCGACGAGACCGACGGCAAAGGGGTGCGTACCAACGTGGTTGGCCCCGGTACGCCGGCCGCCGAAGCAGTCGCAAAGTCTTCTGAAATCGAAGGTGGCTTAAAGCCCGGTGACATCATCACCTCGGTAAATGGTGAGCTCGTTACCACCGTTGAAGAACTACAAACCGCCATGCGGAAAACTCGCCCTGGCGAGGAAATCGAGGTCGAGGTTACTCGCACGCCTTCTGGTGAAGGGGCCGCTCCTCAGCAGATCACGTTCACGATCAAACTGCGTAAATTCCCGGTGGAAGTGATCAAGCCGGAACAAACAAAGCTGCCGATTCCCAACGGTGGACCGCCGAAAATTGTTCACCATCCGTCTGCCTTTCTCACGACTTTGGCAAAGGTTGGTTCCCTGTCGGCCCGCAACGGGATGGCGGAAATCAAAGGTTTGCCTTCACTGATCGATAGCAACTGGAAAACAACCCAAGTCTCCGACAATGAAGTTCATTTCGAGCTAACTCTCTTTCCCAGCGACTTAGAACAACTGGGCGACAATCGCAAACTACGGATTGTGAAGAAGTACCGCCTGGACAAAATCACCGACGAGACCAAAGCCACCGAAGGGTACGAGATTCACTTCGACTTAGAACTTCATAACGAATCAGACGACTCGCTAAGCGTGGCCTATCGCCAGCTTGGCCCCACCGGTTTACCACTTGAAGGTTGGTGGTACGCCCACAAAATCAATCGAGGCTGGGGTTCCGCCGGTATTCGTGACGTGACCTGGGAATCGGAGAACGGCAGCCAGTTTAAAATGTTCACCGTCTACGAGATGGTCGAGCAAGAGGAGGAAGCCGCCAAGAAAGGTTCCGACCCGCAAACCCCACTTTATGCGTTGGGGCAAGACATTAAAACGAAATACTCAGGCGTTGACGCTCAGTATTTCAACTGCTCGATGATTCTGAATTACAAAGAAAGCACCCCTACCATCGACTTGGCTAAGGGAACTTGCGGCCCGATTGGCCCGATCGATCCCCTCTACAAGCCTCGTACCGACTGCACGTTCACCTTGGAAAGCCGCGCCTATCCGATGGCCGCTGGGCAGACGGTTACGCAGAAGTTCAACATCTTTGCCGGCCCGAAGAAAGAAGACGTTCTGGCTCACTACGGCCTAGAAGATGTCGAGTACTACGGCTGGTTCGGTTTCGTCTCGAAGCCACTTCTATGGATTCTGCATACGCTTTACGCGGTGCTGGGGAATTATGGCTTGGCCATCATCGTGCTGACGTTGATGGTTCGTGGTGCCATGCACCCGATTAGCCGTAAGCAAGCCAAGAACATGCAGATTCAACAAGCCTTGGCTCCCGAAATCAAACGCATCAGTGATCAATACAAAGACGATCCTGAAGGACGTTTGAAAGCACAGCAGGAACTCTTCAAGAAGCATAAGTTCAACCCGGTGGGTGGCTGCTTGATGATGTTCATCCAATTGCCCATCTTCCTCGGACTTTATCGTGGCTTAGCCGTCGACTTCGAACTGCGGCAGGCCCCGTTAATTCCGGGGATCTCGTGGTGCTCGAACTTGGCCGCCCCAGACCAGTTGTGGTACTGGGGAAATATCATGCCAGAATTCATCACCCTGCCTGGCAGCATGTTTAGTCTTGGCCCCTATTTGAATATCTTGCCGCTCGTCACGGTGGTCTTGTTCCTGGTGCAGCAGAAAATGTTCATGCCGCCACCACAAGACGAACAGCAGGCCATGCAGCAGAAGGTCATGACTTTCATGATGATTTTCATGGGGGTTATCTTCTTCAAGGTTCCCGCAGGCCTCTGTATTTACTTCATCACTTCCAGCATTTGGGGCATCATCGAACGCAAGATGCTCCCCAAGCCGAAGAACGTGCCGGTAGTTATCGAAGCCAAGCCGGAATCGATTAAACAGCCGCGTGTTCGTCAAGCGAAACGCAAGAAATAGCGGTTAACGGCCAAGGAGCAGCCACGTTATGTCCTTGGATCTCGATCGCACGATCGCCGCGATTTCCTCTGCCCCAGGCACCGGCGGACGTTGTATCGTCCGCCTGAGTGGTCGCGATGCGGTTGCGATTGCCTTGTCGATCACAACCGGCAACATGGCCCCTC is a genomic window containing:
- a CDS encoding metallophosphoesterase family protein: MKTAVVSDIHGNLDALEAVLADIRTQGVDRIYCLGDVVGYGPNPRECVDIVRQFDLCILGNHDQAALFDPEGFSHGAEQAIFWTRRQLETGESEEETLSRWHFLCGLPRTHTEDNFLFVHGSARNPLCEYVFPEDIYNPKKLEKIFSLIPNVCLQGHTHVPGVFYESAQFISPKDFENSTYQFNGEKVMINVGSVGQPRDGDPRSCYVIVDGKSVEFRRVEYPIEKVADKIRDIDDLDDSQGDRLFEGH
- a CDS encoding YidC/Oxa1 family insertase periplasmic-domain containing protein, encoding MERRHITFIFLAASLLLMFNMLNNQNQQPEKPAPENPDIAEVDQDEPAPDKGDENQPDEANPPADKPVEKDKVKYNRQFASLGSADPKGGYRMLVTLDSKGASVHRVELSNPFYLSYEHDEDGGYLGNLAFDETDGKGVRTNVVGPGTPAAEAVAKSSEIEGGLKPGDIITSVNGELVTTVEELQTAMRKTRPGEEIEVEVTRTPSGEGAAPQQITFTIKLRKFPVEVIKPEQTKLPIPNGGPPKIVHHPSAFLTTLAKVGSLSARNGMAEIKGLPSLIDSNWKTTQVSDNEVHFELTLFPSDLEQLGDNRKLRIVKKYRLDKITDETKATEGYEIHFDLELHNESDDSLSVAYRQLGPTGLPLEGWWYAHKINRGWGSAGIRDVTWESENGSQFKMFTVYEMVEQEEEAAKKGSDPQTPLYALGQDIKTKYSGVDAQYFNCSMILNYKESTPTIDLAKGTCGPIGPIDPLYKPRTDCTFTLESRAYPMAAGQTVTQKFNIFAGPKKEDVLAHYGLEDVEYYGWFGFVSKPLLWILHTLYAVLGNYGLAIIVLTLMVRGAMHPISRKQAKNMQIQQALAPEIKRISDQYKDDPEGRLKAQQELFKKHKFNPVGGCLMMFIQLPIFLGLYRGLAVDFELRQAPLIPGISWCSNLAAPDQLWYWGNIMPEFITLPGSMFSLGPYLNILPLVTVVLFLVQQKMFMPPPQDEQQAMQQKVMTFMMIFMGVIFFKVPAGLCIYFITSSIWGIIERKMLPKPKNVPVVIEAKPESIKQPRVRQAKRKK